The following coding sequences lie in one Apium graveolens cultivar Ventura chromosome 1, ASM990537v1, whole genome shotgun sequence genomic window:
- the LOC141672312 gene encoding polygalacturonase 1 beta-like protein 2 — MHHLRLHINLLFFLISFLLLLQSFNVLANGATRKLDDSTAKISPFTPKAYFIRYWKQRVTSSPDVPSFLLDKASPLTAIESASFTKLADQNSLSSHLHSFCSSAKLFCFPDVSNSLEKHTENADFTSYVDKNFTNYGSVGNADSFKNYSDGENIPVNTFRGYGRESVGHDTKFSNYAPDTNVADQSFHTYAAGSTGGATGFKNYNKDTNVPNLNFNSYSAQSNGQSQTFTSYTDSANSGGESFASYGRDGNGQPNNFNSYGEDSNSIGSSFSGYGQNANGAENNFTSYGGNGNVPENNFKNYGDTGNAGVESFTNYRDQANVGDDTFQSYGKHSNAAKAKFVNYGQSFNDGSDRFTGYGKKGSFSDIGFRTYGVNNTFKDYANKRAVSFSMYKKKNSQEASMSDRAVSKWVEPGKFFREKMLKSGNVMPMPDIRDKMPKRSFLPRVLSSNLPFTSSKVDELKTIFHASDNSSMSAMLADTLSECERAPSRGETKRCVNSVEDMVDFANSVLGQNVVVRTTENTSGSKGDILIGKVKGINGGKITKAVSCHQSLFPYLVYYCHSVPKVRVYEADILDLKSKAKINHGIAICHVDTSDWSASHGAFVALGSRPGKIEVCHWIFENDMNWTVSD, encoded by the exons ATGCATCACCTAAGGCTTCATATCAATCTTCTCTTCTTCCTCATCTCTTTCTTGCTCCTCCTCCAATCTTTCAAT GTACTTGCCAATGGAGCTACCCGAAAACTCGACGATTCGACAGCGAAAATAAGTCCATTTACACCGAAAGCATATTTCATACGTTACTGGAAACAACGTGTGACATCTAGTCCTGATGTTCCATCTTTTTTGCTTGACAAAGCATCGCCTCTAACAGCGATCGAATCAGCCAGTTTTACGAAACTCGCTGATCAAAACTCTCTGTCCTCTCACCTCCACTCCTTTTGTTCCTCTGCGAAACTCTTTTGTTTCCCGGACGTATCAAACAGCCTCGAAAAACACACGGAAAATGCCGATTTCACATCCTACGTGGACAAAAATTTCACTAATTATGGTTCGGTGGGAAATGCGGACTCTTTCAAAAATTATTCGGACGGAGAAAACATTCCAGTCAATACTTTTCGAGGGTACGGACGTGAATCTGTTGGTCACGACACGAAATTCTCGAATTATGCACCTGACACTAACGTTGCTGATCAAAGCTTTCACACTTATGCTGCGGGTTCGACAGGAGGCGCCACAGGCTTCAAAAACTACAACAAAGATACAAATGTTCCGAATTTAAATTTCAACTCTTACTCAGCTCAGAGTAATGGCCAGTCTCAAACATTTACGTCCTACACCGATTCAGCAAACTCTGGAGGTGAGTCCTTTGCTAGCTACGGGCGTGATGGAAATGGACAGCCTAATAATTTCAATAGCTACGGGGAGGATTCGAATTCTATCGGATCGAGTTTCTCAGGGTACGGCCAAAATGCGAATGGAGCGGAGAATAACTTTACTTCTTATGGAGGTAATGGTAATGTTCCTGAgaataatttcaaaaattatggaGATACAGGTAATGCAGGGGTTGAGAGTTTTACAAATTATCGAGATCAAGCTAATGTTGGCGACGATACGTTTCAGTCATATGGTAAACATTCAAATGCGGCTAAGGCTAAGTTTGTGAATTATGGTCAATCTTTTAACGATGGATCGGATAGATTTACTGGCTATGGTAAAAAAGGATCGTTTTCGGATATTGGATTTAGGACTTACGGCGTGAATAATACTTTTAAGGATTATGCAAATAAGAGAGCAGTGTCGTTTTCTATGTACAAGAAGAAAAATTCTCAAGAGGCTTCAATGAGTGATAGGGCGGTAAGTAAGTGGGTTGAGCCTGGTAAATTTTTCAGAGAGAAGATGTTGAAGAGTGGAAATGTTATGCCAATGCCGGATATCAGAGATAAGATGCCTAAGAGGTCGTTTTTGCCCCGGGTTTTGTCATCAAATTTGCCATTTACGAGTTCTAAAGTCGATGAATTAAAGACAATTTTTCATGCAAGTGATAACTCAAGCATGTCTGCAATGCTGGCAGATACGTTGAGTGAGTGCGAAAGAGCTCCAAGTCGTGGCGAGACAAAACGATGTGTGAATTCTGTGGAGGATATGGTGGATTTTGCAAACTCGGTGTTGGGTCAAAATGTTGTCGTTCGGACAACTGAGAATACAAGTGGATCAAAGGGAGATATATTGATTGGAAAAGTGAAAGGAATCAATGGTGGTAAAATTACCAAGGCAGTTTCTTGTCATCAAAGCCTGTTTCCTTATCTTGTTTATTACTGTCACTCGGTTCCCAAAGTTCGTGTTTATGAAGCGGATATTCTGGATTTGAAATCGAAGGCCAAGATTAACCATGGTATAGCCATTTGCCATGTTGATACATCTGATTGGAGTGCAAGCCATGGAGCTTTTGTGGCATTGGGTTCGAGACCGGGTAAGATCGAGGTGTGCCATTGGATATTCGAGAATGACATGAATTGGACTGTTTCTGATTAA